A stretch of the Synechocystis sp. PCC 7338 genome encodes the following:
- a CDS encoding GerMN domain-containing protein, whose protein sequence is MSEQKPFSSLTGFALAALAVALVGTGFALWTGFNVSQRTPTITVDPDNPDMAVPGQAQIYWLNNNDTAIAFVPQNIPPNSDPPEVQTERALKTLLAAPDSDISAIPPNTSLLSLTKTATGINVDLSAQFTAGGGSQSMIARLGQIIYTATSTDPNLPVRLLVEGEPLTVLGGEGLMIAQPITRKQFETDFMPPDR, encoded by the coding sequence ATGAGCGAACAAAAACCATTTTCGTCCCTAACCGGCTTTGCCCTGGCCGCTTTAGCAGTGGCCCTAGTTGGCACCGGCTTTGCCCTCTGGACTGGATTTAATGTTTCCCAACGCACTCCTACGATCACGGTGGACCCCGATAATCCCGACATGGCTGTCCCTGGACAGGCACAAATTTACTGGCTTAACAACAACGACACGGCGATCGCCTTTGTGCCCCAAAACATTCCCCCCAACAGTGATCCACCAGAAGTACAGACGGAACGAGCCCTGAAAACCCTATTAGCCGCTCCTGACAGCGACATTTCCGCCATTCCCCCCAATACCAGCCTTCTGAGCCTCACCAAAACCGCCACCGGCATCAACGTTGACCTATCAGCCCAATTCACCGCAGGGGGAGGGAGTCAAAGTATGATTGCCAGACTGGGACAAATTATTTACACCGCTACCAGTACAGACCCCAATCTTCCTGTCCGTTTACTAGTGGAGGGAGAACCTCTAACAGTACTAGGAGGAGAAGGGTTAATGATTGCCCAGCCCATCACCCGCAAGCAATTTGAAACGGATTTTATGCCCCCTGATCGTTGA
- a CDS encoding DUF751 family protein yields MGDFLANVSRYPRYLITFTLGIFFSVFTWLQPLLKNRVGAIALMGLLVSGFIFLYFTLRAMLGLTV; encoded by the coding sequence ATGGGTGATTTTTTAGCCAACGTTTCCCGCTACCCCCGGTATCTGATCACTTTTACCCTAGGCATATTTTTCTCCGTTTTTACCTGGCTCCAACCCCTGTTGAAAAATCGCGTGGGGGCGATCGCCCTGATGGGACTACTGGTCAGTGGATTCATTTTTCTCTATTTCACTCTGCGCGCCATGTTAGGATTGACCGTGTAG
- a CDS encoding L-amino acid dehydrogenase, whose protein sequence is MSSLSWDCIIVGSGLSGLIAARNLSRANHSVLVIEAQEKLGGRMYGEYLPSGQWIDRGGQWVGPTQDRFLALLDEYNVGRFPSPSDGLKVLLFNGKRYEFDGFFQGVFQGEVPKISSDEWNDAMAAWEKFDTLAQGLDEQHPEATPENKKLDSQTFADWIKENTHTAFGHWYFSYMCRAVGFLGPAEPSQVSLLHILWGHKSASQGENPEAELLHGGAGQIPQTIAAELGDSVILGEPVIHIAQDDRGVEITTTKGKYQGKFAIVATPPHLAGRITYSPPMPPLRQQLTQRVPMGTCCKLLISYDRPFWREKGLAGIGLGNTTWIELCADSSDPTTGVGVIASFVVGDRYAKWIAMGTEERRQGVLSDLALYFGEEALSPVTYDEVDWPSEQWVGGGYAAFMPPGVWTSFGQALSAPVGRIHWAGTEIAPRWAGFFDGAIRTGEAAAKAVIDLL, encoded by the coding sequence ATGTCTTCATTATCTTGGGATTGCATAATTGTCGGTTCAGGATTGTCGGGGTTGATAGCTGCCCGTAATTTATCTCGGGCTAACCATTCTGTCTTGGTTATTGAAGCCCAGGAGAAATTGGGGGGGAGAATGTATGGAGAATATTTGCCATCGGGACAATGGATTGACCGGGGAGGCCAATGGGTAGGCCCCACCCAGGATCGTTTTCTGGCGTTGCTTGATGAATATAATGTGGGACGTTTTCCCAGTCCCTCCGACGGCTTGAAGGTACTGTTATTTAATGGGAAGCGTTATGAGTTTGATGGTTTTTTTCAAGGGGTGTTCCAAGGGGAAGTCCCGAAAATAAGTTCTGATGAATGGAATGATGCCATGGCGGCCTGGGAAAAATTCGACACCCTTGCCCAAGGTTTGGACGAGCAACATCCCGAAGCTACGCCAGAAAATAAAAAGTTAGACAGTCAAACCTTTGCCGATTGGATTAAGGAAAATACCCATACAGCATTCGGCCATTGGTATTTTTCTTATATGTGTCGTGCTGTGGGGTTTTTAGGCCCTGCCGAGCCTTCCCAGGTATCTCTTTTACACATTTTATGGGGCCATAAATCGGCGTCCCAAGGGGAAAATCCTGAAGCTGAACTATTACACGGTGGGGCAGGACAAATTCCCCAAACAATTGCCGCTGAATTGGGGGATTCTGTCATCTTGGGAGAACCGGTTATACACATTGCCCAGGACGATAGGGGAGTGGAGATAACTACTACAAAAGGGAAATACCAAGGAAAATTCGCCATTGTGGCAACCCCACCCCATTTGGCCGGAAGAATTACCTATAGTCCCCCCATGCCTCCCCTCCGCCAGCAACTTACCCAAAGAGTACCCATGGGCACCTGTTGTAAGCTTTTAATTTCCTACGATCGCCCTTTTTGGCGGGAGAAAGGGTTAGCGGGCATTGGCTTGGGCAACACCACCTGGATCGAATTATGTGCCGATAGTTCTGACCCCACCACGGGGGTTGGGGTAATTGCTTCCTTCGTAGTCGGCGATCGTTATGCAAAATGGATTGCCATGGGTACAGAGGAACGTCGCCAAGGAGTGTTGTCAGATTTGGCCCTGTATTTTGGGGAAGAAGCCTTATCCCCTGTCACCTATGATGAAGTTGATTGGCCTAGCGAACAATGGGTGGGGGGAGGATATGCTGCTTTTATGCCGCCCGGAGTCTGGACAAGTTTTGGGCAAGCCTTGAGTGCTCCGGTGGGTCGGATTCATTGGGCTGGGACAGAAATTGCCCCCCGTTGGGCCGGTTTTTTTGATGGCGCAATTCGCACGGGGGAAGCGGCGGCCAAAGCCGTTATTGATCTACTTTAG
- a CDS encoding histidine kinase produces the protein MSSPSELGNASSVPLQFLLFIDDRPNSQDSVQEINQCLTTLLERHSHDLQILQISKHPHLVEHFRLVATPSLIKLQPEPRQVLAGSNIIQQLQKWLPRWKQELETDSGQEDTVQSLSCPREISSVGYSGELMKMSDELFLLKKDKEELIQQIQFKDQILAMLAHDLRSPLTAASIAVDTLELLEHKPIEEQKPALRSQLLHQARKQFKIMDRLIEDILQASKNLNSQFQVQGSALAIADLCQEILELYQVKFSKKNLSITYDIPKDLPNVFADEELIRQVIANLLDNAIKYTPPHGSITVGALHRTTQKVQVSITDNGPGIPNSKQETIFEGHFRLQRDEQTDGYGLGLSLCRKIIQAHYGQIWVDSRPKQGSSFHFTLPVYR, from the coding sequence ATGTCCTCCCCCTCCGAACTTGGTAATGCGTCCTCTGTCCCGTTGCAGTTCTTACTGTTCATCGACGATCGCCCCAACTCCCAAGACAGTGTGCAGGAGATTAATCAATGCCTGACCACCCTGTTGGAGAGACACAGCCATGACCTACAGATTCTCCAAATCAGTAAACATCCTCACCTGGTAGAACATTTTCGTCTGGTCGCCACCCCATCTCTGATCAAACTACAACCAGAGCCACGACAGGTTTTAGCTGGCAGTAATATCATCCAGCAGTTGCAGAAATGGTTGCCCCGCTGGAAACAGGAATTAGAAACGGACTCTGGCCAAGAAGATACGGTTCAATCCCTCAGTTGTCCTCGGGAAATTTCCTCCGTGGGCTATTCCGGGGAACTGATGAAAATGTCCGACGAACTTTTTTTGCTTAAAAAAGATAAGGAAGAATTGATCCAACAAATACAATTCAAAGACCAGATTTTGGCTATGTTGGCCCACGATTTACGCAGCCCCCTCACCGCCGCTTCCATTGCCGTTGATACTTTGGAATTGTTGGAACACAAACCCATCGAAGAGCAGAAACCCGCCCTCAGAAGCCAGCTACTGCATCAAGCCCGCAAGCAGTTCAAAATTATGGATCGCTTGATTGAAGACATTCTACAAGCATCAAAGAATCTTAATTCCCAGTTTCAAGTTCAAGGAAGCGCCCTTGCCATTGCTGATCTTTGCCAGGAAATTCTGGAATTGTATCAGGTAAAATTTAGCAAAAAAAATCTCAGTATCACCTACGACATTCCCAAAGATTTACCTAATGTTTTTGCTGATGAGGAATTAATCCGCCAAGTCATTGCCAATCTTTTGGACAACGCCATCAAGTACACCCCTCCCCATGGTTCCATAACAGTGGGGGCTCTCCATCGCACTACTCAAAAAGTTCAGGTCAGCATCACTGACAACGGCCCCGGCATTCCCAATTCCAAACAAGAAACCATTTTTGAGGGACACTTTCGACTACAACGGGATGAACAGACTGATGGCTATGGTTTAGGTTTGTCCCTCTGTCGCAAAATTATTCAGGCCCACTACGGCCAAATTTGGGTAGATAGCCGCCCCAAACAAGGTAGTTCTTTCCACTTTACATTGCCTGTCTATCGTTGA
- a CDS encoding MlaD family protein yields the protein MTAGRNQRLSPVLLQSSIGLLILTALILLAFSTLWLKNIRFGSRSYRATVLFSDAAGMLVGTRVDYRGVRVGQVVSVTPQPEGVAVEVEISPTDRLISSNAEIQARQSGLIGETSINIVPTARALPQEVDYNPLDKDCNPEVIICNGSILMGQDALDVNALIRAMMRISDFFSEPQINEAIRALATQTPEALKDISQFSNEAATLLREINQDGGVKNIRRTLASVDQSAQDLSVLSREATGTVRALNQGGTIPEINRSLRSVGSATEQIQAFLEINNQRLGATLTSLQGTSDQLQISVKNLEPPLVQLLTQVNDQDTVGNLNQALADLKAVADNANQLTVNLNQFADHLNDPQTIILLQQLLESARAATQNLEKITSDVDQITGNPALREQLIRLIQGLSNLVSTTEHLTKQVQYAQQLNQLSDDLAMVARAQELQTPTVIPPEPKKAVTKP from the coding sequence ATGACAGCAGGACGAAACCAGCGCCTATCGCCCGTATTGTTACAGAGTAGTATCGGCCTGTTGATCCTGACTGCTCTGATCCTTTTGGCATTCAGCACCCTGTGGCTAAAAAATATCCGTTTTGGTTCCCGTTCCTACCGAGCCACAGTGCTTTTTAGTGATGCGGCGGGCATGTTAGTGGGCACCAGGGTTGACTATCGCGGGGTTAGGGTTGGTCAGGTGGTCAGCGTTACCCCCCAACCGGAAGGGGTAGCAGTCGAAGTGGAAATTAGTCCCACCGATCGCCTAATTTCTAGTAATGCGGAAATCCAAGCGCGCCAATCTGGGTTAATTGGGGAAACTTCCATCAATATCGTTCCCACTGCTAGGGCTTTGCCCCAGGAAGTAGACTATAATCCCCTGGATAAGGACTGTAATCCGGAAGTGATTATTTGCAACGGTTCAATTTTAATGGGGCAGGATGCGCTGGACGTTAATGCCCTAATTCGGGCCATGATGCGTATTTCTGACTTTTTCAGTGAACCGCAAATCAATGAAGCCATTCGGGCCCTGGCGACCCAAACTCCGGAAGCGTTGAAGGATATTAGCCAGTTTAGTAATGAAGCGGCTACCCTATTGCGGGAAATTAACCAGGATGGGGGAGTAAAAAATATTCGTCGCACCCTGGCTTCTGTGGATCAAAGTGCCCAGGACTTATCGGTTTTGAGCCGGGAAGCCACTGGCACCGTCCGTGCCCTCAACCAAGGGGGAACTATTCCGGAAATTAACCGCAGCTTGCGGTCTGTGGGATCAGCGACGGAGCAAATCCAAGCTTTTTTAGAAATTAATAATCAACGGTTGGGGGCCACCCTCACCAGTCTCCAGGGCACCAGCGACCAGTTACAGATCAGTGTTAAAAACCTTGAACCCCCTTTGGTGCAACTATTAACCCAGGTTAACGACCAAGATACGGTGGGCAACCTCAATCAAGCTTTAGCAGATCTAAAGGCAGTGGCAGACAATGCTAATCAGTTGACTGTTAATCTGAATCAATTTGCCGATCACCTCAATGATCCCCAAACAATTATTTTGTTACAGCAGTTGTTGGAATCGGCCCGGGCCGCCACCCAGAACCTGGAAAAAATCACTTCCGATGTGGATCAAATCACCGGCAACCCAGCTTTGCGGGAACAGTTAATTCGCCTCATTCAAGGACTAAGTAATTTGGTTTCCACCACAGAACATCTGACCAAACAGGTGCAATATGCCCAGCAATTAAACCAACTTTCCGATGATTTGGCCATGGTGGCCCGAGCCCAGGAATTGCAAACTCCCACAGTGATTCCCCCCGAACCAAAAAAAGCCGTTACAAAACCCTAG
- the rbfA gene encoding 30S ribosome-binding factor RbfA has product MATSRRVSRVSSLIKREVSQMLLHEIKDDRVGTGIVSVTEVEVSGDLQHAKIFVSIYGSPEAKASTMAGLHSAAPFVRRELGQRMRLRRTPEVSFLEDRSLERGDQILNLLNNLPPAIPSEDLEDPDSDPALD; this is encoded by the coding sequence ATGGCCACCAGTCGTCGAGTTTCCCGGGTGTCGTCCCTAATTAAGCGGGAAGTTAGTCAAATGCTTCTCCACGAAATTAAAGATGACCGGGTGGGCACAGGCATAGTTAGTGTTACGGAAGTGGAAGTTTCCGGTGACCTACAGCACGCTAAGATTTTTGTCAGCATTTACGGCTCCCCCGAAGCCAAAGCCTCCACCATGGCTGGATTGCACTCCGCTGCTCCCTTTGTCCGCCGAGAACTGGGGCAACGGATGCGTTTACGGCGTACCCCGGAAGTTTCCTTTTTAGAAGACCGCTCTTTGGAACGGGGAGACCAAATTCTCAATCTCCTGAACAATTTGCCCCCGGCGATCCCCAGCGAAGACTTGGAAGACCCGGATTCTGACCCCGCCCTGGATTAA
- the folD gene encoding bifunctional methylenetetrahydrofolate dehydrogenase/methenyltetrahydrofolate cyclohydrolase FolD has protein sequence MTAVPPSCQILDGKALAQKIQGELQRDIAQLVAQGHRSPGLAVLMVGDNPASAVYVRNKERVCEKLGMVSFGKHFPADTDQETLTAAIASLNEDERVDGILVQLPLPDHLDAVKLLHTIDPGKDADGLHPVNLGHLVRGEEGLRSCTPAGVMALLAEYDLELTGKNAVVLGRSILVGKPLALMLLEKNCTVTIAHSRTQNLAEITRQADILVAAIGKPEFVTADMVKPGAIVVDVGINRLDLGEGKSKLVGDVDFSGVAPMASYLTPVPGGIGPMTVTLLLANTVASYRQRLGI, from the coding sequence ATGACTGCTGTACCCCCATCCTGCCAAATCCTTGACGGTAAAGCCCTCGCCCAGAAAATACAGGGGGAATTACAACGGGACATTGCCCAACTGGTGGCCCAGGGGCATCGATCGCCGGGGTTGGCGGTGTTGATGGTGGGGGACAATCCGGCCAGCGCAGTGTACGTCCGCAATAAGGAAAGAGTCTGTGAAAAATTGGGCATGGTTTCCTTTGGTAAACATTTCCCCGCTGATACGGACCAGGAAACATTGACAGCGGCGATCGCCAGCTTGAATGAAGACGAACGGGTGGACGGCATTTTGGTACAATTGCCCCTGCCGGATCACCTTGATGCGGTCAAACTATTGCACACCATTGATCCCGGTAAAGATGCAGACGGGTTACACCCCGTTAATTTGGGACATTTGGTGCGGGGGGAAGAGGGCCTGAGGAGTTGTACCCCAGCGGGGGTGATGGCATTGTTAGCAGAATATGACCTTGAGCTAACCGGCAAAAATGCGGTGGTTTTGGGGCGCAGTATTCTAGTGGGCAAACCCCTGGCCCTGATGTTGCTAGAGAAAAATTGCACCGTCACCATTGCCCATTCCCGTACCCAAAACCTGGCCGAGATTACCCGTCAGGCAGACATTCTCGTAGCGGCGATCGGTAAGCCGGAATTTGTCACCGCCGATATGGTCAAACCAGGGGCGATCGTGGTGGATGTGGGCATTAATCGTCTGGATTTGGGAGAAGGAAAATCCAAACTGGTGGGGGATGTGGATTTTAGCGGGGTTGCGCCTATGGCCAGTTACCTCACCCCCGTACCCGGTGGCATTGGCCCCATGACGGTGACTCTGTTGTTGGCTAACACTGTGGCTAGTTATCGACAACGGTTGGGTATTTAA
- a CDS encoding peroxiredoxin has protein sequence MTEVLRVGRPAPDFTATAIVDQSFQTVKLSTYRGKYLVLFFYPLDFTFVCPTEIIAFSDRHGEFTALDAEVLGVSVDSEFSHLAWIQTERKMGGIGDINYPLVSDLKKEISQAYNVLEPDAGIALRGLFIIDREGILQYFTVNNLSFGRSVDETLRVLKAIRHVQSHPNEVCPVDWQEGDKTMIPDPEKAKTYFEAAAES, from the coding sequence ATGACAGAGGTATTACGGGTAGGACGGCCAGCACCGGATTTCACCGCCACGGCGATCGTTGATCAAAGCTTCCAGACCGTCAAACTGAGCACCTACCGTGGTAAGTACCTGGTGCTGTTTTTTTACCCCCTAGATTTCACTTTTGTCTGCCCCACGGAAATCATTGCCTTTAGCGATCGCCATGGCGAATTTACCGCCCTAGATGCAGAAGTTTTAGGCGTCTCCGTAGACAGTGAGTTTTCCCACCTTGCCTGGATTCAGACCGAACGAAAAATGGGGGGCATCGGTGACATCAACTATCCCCTGGTATCGGATCTCAAAAAAGAAATTAGCCAAGCCTATAACGTCCTCGAACCCGATGCGGGCATTGCCCTGCGGGGACTATTCATCATTGACCGGGAAGGAATTTTACAATACTTCACCGTCAATAATCTCTCCTTTGGCCGGAGTGTGGACGAAACTCTACGGGTACTAAAAGCCATTCGCCATGTGCAGTCCCATCCCAATGAAGTTTGCCCAGTGGATTGGCAGGAAGGAGACAAAACCATGATCCCCGACCCAGAAAAAGCTAAAACCTATTTTGAGGCAGCGGCGGAATCTTAG